The following proteins are encoded in a genomic region of Nicotiana sylvestris chromosome 4, ASM39365v2, whole genome shotgun sequence:
- the LOC104219207 gene encoding protein RESPONSE TO ABA AND SALT 1-like, translated as MATTSTSKNPSFEANIDTYYENWLIQLENFLEKLNEVSASYDVFNEEAEENRSSSSKLVTQVLDHYQEYYQEKFKATNGDTFFLNSPPWYTSLERTFLWMAGFKPSMLFPTINYSIGQELTPDQGEKLKKLKSEIKRDEKAIEKGMAKVQESVAAPPIFELMKRGGLLVDGEASELETVIDGLKQSMMAMIEAAEHLRGSAVRKVLDILPPKQAVKLLAAVAQFHLQARKCGLRMDNQSGKRVNEDFIL; from the exons ATGGCCACAACCTCTACTTCAAAAAATCCCTCTTTTGAAGCCAATATTGATACCTACTACGAAAATTGGCTAATCCAActagaaaattttcttgaaaaactAAATGAAGTCTCAGCCTCATATGATGTCTTCAATGAAGaagcagaagaaaatagaagcagcagcagcaaatTGGTGACACAAGTTTTGGATCATTACCAAGAATATTATCAAGAAAAATTCAAGGCAACTAATGGAGATACATTTTTTCTTAATTCTCCACCTTGGTATACTTCTTTAGAAAGAACGTTTCTTTGGATGGCTGGTTTTAAACCTTCTATGCTCTTTCCTACAATTAATTACTCAATAGGCCAAGAATTAACACCAGACCAAGGCGAAAAATTGAAGAAGCTAAAATCAGAGATTAAAAGAGACGAGAAG GCAATTGAAAAAGGAATGGCGAAGGTTCAAGAAAGCGTGGCGGCGCCGCCGATATTTGAGCTGATGAAAAGAGGGGGATTGCTTGTTGATGGGGAAGCTTCGGAATTGGAAACTGTAATTGATGGGTTGAAACAGTCGATGATGGCGATGATTGAAGCGGCGGAGCATCTAAGAGGATCGGCGGTGAGGAAGGTTCTAGATATTTTGCCGCCGAAGCAGGCGGTGAAGCTATTAGCGGCGGTGGCTCAGTTTCATCTTCAGGCCAGAAAGTGTGGTTTACGAATGGATAATCAGAGTGGTAAAAGAGTAAATGAAGATTTTATCCTTTGA
- the LOC104219206 gene encoding uncharacterized protein yields MKFVARDSELEASLKVKDGELELGRGVMAENADLQAKVAGLTAELNAKATEVEGLKGELSVSIDKLAATISESVSLEDALHISRSELTEEKEASGCEVAGLEGRVKELEAELAALNGQLASLRAEDASRRSQPSMSRASANPVVPRHLYELWVYAEAWLDVYKAFHAEGWATKVEVQAVHTEVSASREACRYDPLTPDGDDINSDDANRLASDLWYKDAYPTEDDV; encoded by the coding sequence ATGAAATTTGTCGCTCGTGATAGCGAGCTCGAGGCTTCCCTCAAAGTAAAGGACGGCGAGCTTGAGTTGGGTAGGGGGGTGATGGCCGAAAATGCCGACTTGCAGGCAAAGGTGGCCGGTTTGACCGCTGAGCTGAATGCGAAAGCAACAGAGGTAGAGGGGCTTAAGGGCGAGCTGAGCGTCAGTATTGATAAACTAGCGGCAACTATTTCTGAATCGGTATCTTTGGAAGATGCCCTCCACATTTCTAGGTCGGAGTTGACTGAAGAGAAGGAAGCTTCTGGTTGTGAGGTTGCAGGGCTCGAAGGGCGTGTCAAAGAGCTGGAGGCGGAGCTGGCTGCACTAAATGGACAATTGGCCTCGTTGAGGGCGGAGGATGCGAGTCGACGTTCTCAGCCTTCTATGTCTCGTGCCTCAGCCAATCCGGTCGTGCCCCGTCATTTATACGAGTTGTGGGTCTACGCGGAGGCTTGGCTTGATGTGTATAAGGCTTTTCACGCTGAGGGATGGGCTACTAAGGTAGAGGTTCAGGCTGTGCATACCGAGGTTAGTGCATCTCGTGAGGCATGCAGGTATGACCCCCTCACACCTGACGGGGATGATATCAACTCTGATGATGCGAACCGCCTTGCTTCAGATTTGTGGTACAAAGATGCTTACCCCACTGAGGATGATGTGTAG